A stretch of the Simiduia curdlanivorans genome encodes the following:
- a CDS encoding serine/threonine-protein kinase: MPKVEPINTPAEPDDDKTVISRRQQDEATVIVAQSNDSPEPKTQEQETDDRTVARSATPATTTSTGETTSPTQSGNRTQTLNPLTNTLHVPYAVGGDVIKERFIIEKTLGQGGMGIVCKAVDLRKVEADDQQPYVAIKLLSHEFSQHADAFKSLQRETKKTQSLAHPNIITVYDFDRDNDTIFMTMEVLEGHPLDDILKGKTDVVLDKKASIKAVREIALALEYAHSKGIVHSDLKPGNIFYTNSGQVKVLDFGIARAFNDERSKDSFDAGDLNAITPKYASLEMFERQAPDPRDDIYALGLIAAELLTGKHPYQGRYAPEVKEEKIKPSYLKPPGFLYGRLLSNAIALHKESRTQSVSQFLSQLNWAEKGAQRLSIAGLVVAALLIANAVIIDSVSDEVPLSDLPEAQQMIVTSNLANAKQALAFKDYNGAIIYLEKVYAVHPSNDDVEDYTAGILNALESTSKNMAAGEERDYLISQLEQIGQYEFIQRNDHYKPLLEKLTKKL; the protein is encoded by the coding sequence ATGCCAAAAGTTGAGCCAATTAACACGCCCGCTGAACCGGATGACGACAAAACCGTCATTTCCCGTCGCCAGCAAGATGAGGCAACCGTGATTGTCGCTCAAAGCAATGACTCGCCCGAGCCAAAAACACAGGAACAAGAAACTGACGATAGAACGGTGGCAAGAAGCGCAACACCCGCCACGACTACCAGCACTGGAGAAACTACCTCTCCGACCCAGAGCGGCAACCGAACCCAAACGCTAAACCCGCTGACCAATACCCTGCACGTGCCCTACGCCGTCGGTGGCGACGTTATTAAAGAACGTTTCATCATTGAAAAAACACTCGGCCAAGGCGGCATGGGCATCGTCTGTAAAGCGGTGGATTTACGCAAAGTAGAAGCCGACGACCAGCAACCTTATGTGGCCATTAAGTTGTTGTCGCACGAGTTTTCCCAGCACGCCGACGCCTTTAAATCGCTGCAGCGCGAAACCAAAAAAACCCAGTCGCTGGCGCACCCGAATATCATCACGGTTTATGATTTTGACCGCGACAACGACACCATCTTCATGACCATGGAGGTGTTAGAAGGCCACCCACTCGACGACATTTTGAAAGGTAAGACCGATGTTGTGTTGGATAAGAAAGCATCCATTAAAGCGGTCAGGGAAATAGCACTGGCGCTCGAATACGCGCACTCAAAAGGTATTGTTCACTCGGATTTAAAACCCGGCAATATTTTCTATACCAACTCTGGCCAAGTAAAAGTCCTAGATTTCGGTATCGCCCGGGCTTTTAACGATGAGCGCAGTAAAGACAGCTTCGATGCCGGCGACCTCAACGCCATCACACCAAAATACGCTAGCCTCGAAATGTTTGAGCGCCAAGCCCCCGACCCACGGGATGACATCTATGCGCTTGGCTTAATTGCCGCCGAGTTACTCACCGGCAAACACCCCTACCAGGGCCGATATGCACCCGAAGTAAAAGAAGAAAAAATCAAACCGAGCTATTTAAAACCACCTGGATTTCTGTATGGCCGCTTACTTAGCAACGCCATAGCATTGCACAAAGAAAGCAGGACTCAAAGCGTAAGCCAATTTTTATCGCAGCTAAACTGGGCCGAAAAAGGAGCGCAGCGACTTTCGATTGCGGGGCTTGTGGTCGCGGCCTTACTGATCGCCAATGCCGTGATTATCGACTCCGTTAGCGATGAAGTCCCCTTATCAGATCTGCCCGAAGCTCAACAGATGATCGTGACATCCAATTTAGCCAATGCAAAGCAGGCTCTCGCCTTTAAAGATTACAATGGTGCGATCATCTATTTAGAAAAAGTATATGCCGTACATCCCAGCAATGACGACGTGGAAGATTATACCGCTGGTATTTTAAATGCACTTGAAAGCACATCAAAGAATATGGCCGCCGGTGAAGAGCGAGACTATCTAATCAGCCAGCTCGAGCAAATTGGCCAATACGAATTTATTCAAAGAAACGATCACTACAAACCCTTGCTGGAAAAGCTCACTAAAAAACTGTAG
- a CDS encoding caspase family protein, with protein MKKTSSYLSSTISLITYPLIAIGLAACASSAGDQSNMSATEQRTARIAELQVVDCSLPGQTRMLGNTPYMTPRRPATLTAAECQTRGGEYVAYDRADLKTALAVWMPAAEQGDAEAQVNVGEIFEKGTGGSPNYEAAAIWYKKAADQGNKRGQFNIGTLYEQGLGVEKDQIAALEWYRQAWGLPKDDLVFQSSVTRQQAEITETLNKEIRSKNLQIKAMKNQIAELNASLVKANNSELKGQIQELNAIVSQLEQEAKTAQQKVALYPRTDQLVVRTPTAATASGKVAGKIESMGSTSDVSLKNINFGKFYALVIGVQNYENINSLETPINDINAIAETLTERYNFTVTKVINADDVGVMEAINNINEKLTENDNLLIFYAGHGARLASGDSEAGYWLPTNAEAPPRDTYWVANEFVTRHLARFKAKRVLVVADSCYSGLLSSAPGFLMMGEDGKYTDEYIAYKADKRSRLLLTSGGDNPVLDSVNTGHSIFTQAFLKALNTNKEIFSAPELFLQLKAEVTKSAKAVKFSQTPEYKTIKGAGHEVGDFFFIPKKS; from the coding sequence GTGAAAAAAACATCGTCCTACCTAAGCTCAACTATTAGCCTCATCACCTATCCACTAATAGCAATCGGTCTTGCTGCCTGCGCCTCATCAGCTGGCGACCAAAGTAATATGTCGGCCACAGAACAGCGCACAGCACGTATCGCTGAACTTCAGGTAGTGGATTGTTCTCTACCAGGACAAACTCGCATGCTAGGCAATACGCCTTACATGACGCCACGCCGCCCCGCTACGCTCACCGCGGCAGAATGTCAGACCCGCGGCGGCGAGTATGTCGCCTATGATCGCGCCGATCTCAAAACAGCCTTAGCCGTTTGGATGCCGGCAGCGGAACAAGGTGACGCCGAGGCGCAAGTCAATGTCGGTGAAATTTTCGAAAAAGGCACAGGTGGTTCACCTAACTACGAAGCGGCCGCCATTTGGTACAAGAAAGCCGCCGACCAAGGCAATAAGCGCGGCCAATTTAATATTGGCACACTCTACGAGCAAGGCTTAGGGGTTGAAAAAGATCAAATTGCCGCCCTCGAATGGTACAGGCAAGCGTGGGGGTTACCGAAAGACGACTTGGTATTTCAATCCAGTGTGACGCGGCAGCAGGCTGAAATCACCGAGACACTAAACAAAGAGATCCGTAGCAAGAACCTTCAAATTAAGGCCATGAAAAACCAAATTGCCGAGCTAAACGCAAGTTTAGTCAAAGCAAATAACAGCGAACTCAAAGGCCAAATACAAGAGCTAAACGCCATCGTTTCACAACTCGAACAAGAAGCGAAAACGGCCCAGCAAAAAGTCGCTCTCTACCCACGCACCGACCAACTGGTTGTGCGCACGCCCACAGCAGCAACGGCGAGCGGGAAAGTGGCTGGCAAAATAGAATCCATGGGCAGCACGTCAGATGTTTCGCTGAAAAACATTAACTTTGGAAAGTTTTATGCACTTGTTATTGGCGTGCAAAACTATGAAAACATTAATAGCCTTGAAACCCCGATCAACGACATTAACGCCATAGCCGAAACGCTGACCGAGCGCTATAACTTTACCGTAACAAAAGTCATAAACGCCGACGATGTTGGCGTGATGGAAGCCATTAACAATATTAATGAAAAACTAACCGAGAATGACAACCTACTTATCTTCTACGCCGGTCACGGCGCGCGCTTAGCCTCAGGCGACTCAGAAGCTGGCTATTGGTTGCCAACCAATGCCGAAGCACCGCCACGCGATACTTACTGGGTAGCCAATGAATTTGTCACCCGCCATCTAGCGCGCTTTAAAGCAAAGCGTGTATTGGTTGTAGCCGACTCTTGTTACTCGGGGCTTTTATCCAGCGCACCAGGTTTCTTGATGATGGGCGAAGACGGCAAATACACCGACGAATACATTGCCTATAAAGCCGACAAACGCTCGAGATTACTGCTCACCTCAGGTGGCGACAATCCGGTATTGGATAGCGTAAACACCGGCCATTCGATCTTCACGCAAGCATTTCTTAAAGCGTTAAATACCAATAAGGAAATATTTTCTGCGCCCGAATTATTTCTGCAGCTAAAAGCTGAGGTAACCAAGTCGGCGAAAGCCGTGAAGTTCAGCCAAACACCTGAATATAAAACCATTAAAGGTGCCGGCCACGAAGTGGGCGATTTCTTTTTTATTCCGAAAAAGTCTTAG
- a CDS encoding autotransporter outer membrane beta-barrel domain-containing protein codes for MSTFTFNKTPLTLALTGLLVTPVFADLGELEGQFQSELEELSAQTNQATYTQLKELGCNDQDRTPTDTCSAGVFIVWQNVRELVHTANEITGTGPTEYSLDTDLEGLGFALRWTAGEEFSSQESMTNSFTSGQLSNLASRVTALRAGARGFAIAGWSNPEGNKSAWAGGLNAGDDTSDAWSRWGGFLNGSYTYGNQDPTEREDAFDFDGSEINGGLDYRINEHWIAGGLVGHQNQEIDFDSSLSIVDGGVTMNGWSIMPFVMFQGEHWYGSLSVGYQRADFDTERSIKYPSLNPNVASVNTVAISTNTATTWTANWAGGYSFNITQAFTIEPSIGVNYQKVGISDYTEQDLQNDGFNFFVLEQKIKSLETTFAVKAQYVVNTAYGVFIPYINLQAFAQHETDDRYIDAIYADALSTLTDSARFSLPTNAPDSDYKIYGLGLAAVLRGASQKTLDGPASGGIQAFVNYREVLAVGNYKQIIIAGGLRYEF; via the coding sequence ATGAGCACATTTACCTTTAACAAAACGCCCCTTACGCTGGCATTAACGGGCCTGCTGGTTACACCGGTTTTTGCAGACCTCGGCGAACTAGAAGGCCAATTCCAGTCAGAGCTCGAAGAGTTGTCGGCGCAGACCAACCAGGCCACTTACACGCAATTAAAAGAATTAGGCTGCAACGACCAAGATCGCACCCCTACCGACACTTGCAGCGCGGGTGTTTTTATCGTTTGGCAAAACGTGCGTGAATTAGTTCATACCGCCAATGAAATAACTGGCACTGGGCCCACGGAATACAGCCTCGATACAGACTTAGAAGGCCTAGGCTTCGCCCTGCGCTGGACTGCCGGCGAAGAGTTTTCCAGCCAAGAGTCTATGACCAACAGCTTCACCAGTGGCCAACTTTCCAACCTAGCCTCTCGCGTTACCGCCTTGCGTGCGGGTGCACGTGGATTTGCCATCGCTGGCTGGTCTAATCCGGAGGGGAATAAATCGGCTTGGGCCGGCGGCCTAAATGCCGGGGACGACACAAGTGATGCATGGTCGCGCTGGGGTGGTTTTTTAAATGGCAGTTACACTTATGGCAATCAAGACCCAACAGAACGCGAAGATGCCTTTGATTTTGATGGCTCGGAAATCAACGGAGGCTTAGATTACCGTATTAACGAACACTGGATTGCAGGTGGTCTGGTGGGCCACCAAAACCAAGAAATTGATTTCGATTCGTCCTTAAGCATCGTTGATGGCGGCGTTACTATGAATGGCTGGTCAATCATGCCCTTCGTAATGTTTCAAGGTGAACACTGGTACGGCAGCTTATCGGTTGGCTACCAACGTGCAGATTTCGACACCGAACGCAGCATCAAATATCCCTCGCTTAACCCTAATGTGGCCAGTGTAAATACTGTAGCAATCAGCACCAATACCGCCACCACATGGACCGCTAACTGGGCCGGGGGTTATAGCTTTAACATTACCCAAGCGTTCACAATCGAGCCATCTATCGGTGTTAACTACCAAAAGGTTGGCATCAGTGACTACACCGAGCAAGACTTGCAAAACGATGGTTTTAATTTTTTTGTACTCGAACAGAAAATTAAATCGCTCGAAACTACTTTCGCCGTGAAAGCCCAGTATGTCGTCAATACTGCTTACGGGGTGTTTATCCCCTACATAAATTTGCAAGCTTTTGCCCAACATGAAACCGACGATCGCTATATTGATGCCATTTATGCCGATGCACTCTCTACCCTTACCGATAGCGCACGTTTTTCGCTACCCACTAATGCACCCGACAGCGATTACAAAATTTACGGTTTAGGACTTGCTGCGGTGTTACGCGGCGCCAGCCAAAAAACCTTAGATGGGCCAGCCAGCGGTGGCATTCAAGCATTTGTTAATTACCGCGAAGTTTTGGCAGTAGGCAACTACAAACAAATAATTATCGCGGGCGGCTTGCGCTACGAATTTTAA
- a CDS encoding fibronectin type III domain-containing protein yields MESTLHNMRLGLVALPLIASLSLVGCGGDSKGKVGYQEDDLPPVAQLSVLGAIAKGSSYRVRSNSEVVLTGKDSFSDYAPILEYKWRQVSGTPVTLVERTSNAVAFTAPPVKTNNLLTFELTAIDGNDNSDTAQIHIEVYAINDVDHFLADPATPDHSLRLLAALQAGSTTGNEPEPIALEVETIAHWQNRDGDLDQISVYTEQVNALFPANFSTPANYDPLTEPKNPSFTIQLARLNADDINKNFETENRNRRLDPYNISTAYLEIQVRVVSANLGFELFALDNDGQTLVASDLEPSSGVSSAQATLKAAQAGLAKTIINANQLSAPSNSTNNNTNGSLLQTWLGQNSVNLLTNNVLNQLGIENNVTASNYYALIDPEGNFATLDNWLIYAGFNDANGKAISDPSIAHALYVNNYDLGFGRDMYLRKADNGNVYSYVTNYPTVETGLEQRQEFAVVAMEYSENPDPAGANPKIVKFWSFIQDERSGKFVRVNSMNFDGRGEQFLPNVCTACHQSYPGVGKQFLDLADADLGATFIPWDLDSFLYTKAQDPNLVEPSLKVTELNKEKIERFSRENQEAEFKKLNLGALATYLGEPERHAAATALIHGWYGDEALELPVDQLPEDSTFNGAYTQPGWAAEPELYHKVFARNCRICHTQMANEKTNFDSYDELFNNEKLVEYTYVQGLMPLARLSMDRFWVSYQNDAQAPADLLREHIIARGDTNLTLDTFPGTPLAQFTATPANPNIDQSVVLDASASKFAKDFLWQITNKPDNSMTSLVNSTGLTSSFNPDTPAGDYEVTLTVTNADGEQASSSQTISTQDRTPLADCIAANTSSLTNEGALQIPVVARMTELGDGQVRIATLGQGSLGSATLNSDGQGFDYALNDPFVRGVDQVTFALQDLNGTASQPGAGCSGLSVVQIDTSTAGTFAPSTLAASVHPSLDTSAIQVNWQAPSAIAPDSYKVFRDGVEIADLTSTSFTDTGLTSASSYSYTARSVVNGFVSNPSSQASATTLALSPRNPVATATSSTGVSVSWDLPLGNNANLADPTQYSLARSQANYPATPALPSSMVQSNLTSTSTNDSGLTPGTSYRYAVAAQTSLESSNLVATSSVTTPPLPVSNLAVNPGDDARTQVVVDWTAPTGHVSHYVLARREGSGNYAEIATPATTQYVDLGLNESSTYTYQVTSAAGSVYSNTQSSSDITTASAGDGQPSDFAANVNAASYTNASQIVLTWTPPVAFTPDSYILRRDNNDGNFVVVASCCLGSANSYTDTGLNPASTHNYQLIAEIGGVESPLVTDIASTLALAPNFNSAITNSSTQITLSWGSPAAEVESYTLSRTGLTVNNAVPGYVDTGLTPGKSYLYTVTALQGSSSAASTRSAATAPTAPSALGISAISTTSLQLNWTAATGNDNDGAIVYDIYRSDDGYSSAIASNVVSTSFLNTGLTPATNYGYRVFAKANAELSKTYTSASLSTLAAAPTLTSAAAVSGNTSTIVLSWPARSSSAITGFNVYRSDDGYTTPVLSNVAGTSTGATNTGLSVATSYSYRITALTSGGESAVSNTASGATYPAVPTGVSATVDSTSQITVNWSAAGNGANVRYTVIPSSGSLVSNINGVSRAMTGLTSHTNYTFRVTANANGLSSNASSPSANVRTLTSYADVQTQVVDVVGCTSCHLSTDANTKTRIINFQACITNDTDLSDCSASMVGVSITGAQRQLIVDWFTDGQQN; encoded by the coding sequence ATGGAATCTACACTTCATAACATGCGTTTAGGCCTTGTAGCACTACCTTTAATCGCCTCTCTCAGTCTGGTCGGTTGTGGCGGCGATAGCAAAGGCAAGGTTGGCTACCAAGAAGACGACCTACCGCCGGTGGCGCAATTGTCCGTACTTGGCGCTATTGCCAAGGGTAGCAGCTACCGTGTGCGCTCAAACAGCGAAGTTGTGCTTACCGGTAAAGACAGTTTTAGCGACTATGCCCCCATATTGGAATACAAGTGGCGACAGGTTTCCGGCACCCCGGTAACCCTCGTGGAAAGAACCTCAAATGCCGTCGCTTTTACCGCACCACCAGTGAAAACCAATAATTTACTGACCTTTGAGCTTACCGCGATTGACGGGAACGACAATTCCGATACGGCGCAAATCCATATCGAAGTGTACGCCATCAACGATGTGGATCACTTTTTGGCAGACCCTGCCACGCCAGACCACAGCCTTCGCTTATTAGCCGCGCTGCAAGCGGGTAGCACCACCGGCAATGAACCAGAGCCAATTGCACTCGAGGTGGAAACTATTGCCCACTGGCAAAACCGCGACGGCGATTTAGATCAAATATCGGTATACACAGAGCAAGTTAACGCCCTATTTCCTGCTAACTTTTCGACGCCGGCTAACTACGACCCGTTAACTGAACCTAAAAACCCGAGTTTCACAATTCAACTAGCACGCCTTAATGCCGATGACATTAACAAAAACTTTGAAACTGAAAACCGCAACAGGCGGCTAGACCCCTACAACATCAGCACCGCCTATTTAGAAATTCAAGTTCGCGTGGTAAGCGCCAATCTGGGCTTCGAATTATTCGCCCTCGACAACGACGGTCAGACCTTAGTTGCCAGTGACCTGGAGCCAAGTTCAGGTGTTAGCTCAGCGCAAGCCACGTTAAAAGCGGCACAAGCTGGTCTAGCCAAAACAATCATTAATGCCAATCAATTGAGCGCACCTAGTAATAGCACAAACAACAATACCAACGGATCGCTACTGCAAACTTGGTTGGGCCAAAACAGCGTAAACCTATTAACCAACAATGTATTAAATCAACTGGGAATAGAAAATAACGTAACGGCCAGTAATTACTACGCCTTAATAGACCCAGAGGGCAATTTTGCCACACTGGACAACTGGCTAATTTACGCTGGCTTTAACGATGCCAACGGCAAAGCCATTTCAGACCCGAGTATTGCGCACGCACTCTATGTCAACAATTACGACCTCGGCTTCGGCCGCGATATGTATTTACGCAAAGCCGACAATGGCAATGTTTACTCTTACGTTACCAACTACCCAACGGTGGAAACAGGTTTAGAACAGCGACAAGAGTTCGCCGTTGTTGCCATGGAATACAGCGAAAACCCTGACCCAGCAGGAGCAAACCCTAAAATTGTAAAGTTCTGGTCCTTTATTCAAGACGAGCGCAGCGGCAAGTTCGTGCGCGTAAACAGCATGAACTTTGACGGCAGGGGCGAACAATTTTTACCGAATGTGTGTACGGCCTGCCACCAGAGCTACCCCGGTGTGGGCAAGCAATTTTTGGATCTAGCCGACGCTGACCTAGGCGCTACTTTTATTCCGTGGGATCTCGATTCCTTCCTTTATACCAAGGCGCAAGACCCAAATTTAGTTGAGCCCAGTTTAAAGGTAACAGAGCTAAACAAGGAAAAAATCGAGCGTTTTAGTCGCGAAAACCAAGAAGCCGAATTTAAAAAGTTAAACCTCGGCGCGCTAGCCACTTATCTTGGCGAACCCGAGCGACACGCGGCGGCCACTGCGCTGATACACGGCTGGTACGGCGATGAAGCGCTGGAATTACCGGTGGATCAACTACCGGAAGACAGCACCTTTAACGGCGCCTATACCCAACCGGGCTGGGCCGCCGAGCCGGAGCTTTACCACAAGGTGTTTGCCCGCAACTGCCGTATATGCCACACCCAGATGGCTAACGAGAAAACTAATTTCGACAGCTATGATGAGCTTTTTAACAACGAAAAACTTGTAGAATACACCTACGTTCAAGGCTTAATGCCCTTGGCGCGTTTGTCCATGGATCGCTTTTGGGTGTCCTATCAAAACGATGCGCAAGCGCCAGCCGACCTGTTGCGCGAACACATCATTGCGCGCGGCGATACCAATCTAACGCTAGACACCTTTCCCGGTACGCCACTGGCACAATTCACTGCAACCCCAGCTAACCCCAACATAGATCAAAGCGTCGTACTCGATGCCAGCGCCAGTAAATTTGCCAAAGATTTTCTTTGGCAAATTACCAACAAGCCAGATAATTCGATGACCAGCTTGGTGAACAGCACAGGCCTCACCAGCTCGTTTAACCCAGACACCCCAGCCGGAGACTACGAAGTCACCTTAACGGTCACCAATGCGGATGGCGAACAAGCCAGCAGCAGCCAAACTATTAGCACCCAAGACAGAACTCCCCTAGCCGATTGCATAGCGGCCAACACGTCAAGTTTAACCAATGAAGGCGCATTGCAAATTCCCGTGGTTGCCCGTATGACCGAGCTCGGCGATGGCCAGGTGCGCATTGCCACCCTCGGTCAAGGCAGTTTAGGTAGCGCAACCCTAAACAGCGACGGCCAAGGCTTTGACTACGCATTAAACGATCCATTTGTGCGCGGTGTGGATCAGGTAACCTTCGCGCTGCAAGACCTGAACGGCACAGCCTCACAACCAGGCGCGGGCTGCAGCGGTTTATCTGTCGTGCAAATAGACACCAGCACAGCGGGGACTTTTGCGCCTAGCACCCTAGCGGCAAGCGTACACCCGAGCCTTGATACCTCAGCGATTCAAGTTAACTGGCAAGCGCCCTCTGCCATTGCGCCAGATAGCTACAAGGTTTTTCGCGATGGAGTTGAAATTGCCGACCTGACCAGCACCAGCTTTACCGATACCGGCCTAACATCGGCAAGTAGTTATAGCTATACCGCGCGCAGTGTCGTGAATGGGTTTGTCTCGAACCCATCCAGTCAAGCGAGCGCCACTACCCTCGCCCTAAGCCCGCGCAATCCGGTGGCAACTGCTACCTCGTCCACCGGCGTTAGCGTGAGTTGGGATCTACCCCTAGGCAACAATGCCAACCTAGCTGATCCAACCCAATATTCGCTGGCACGCAGCCAAGCCAATTATCCCGCCACGCCAGCACTACCCAGTAGCATGGTTCAATCCAACTTAACCAGCACCAGCACTAACGACAGCGGGCTCACCCCCGGCACCAGTTATCGCTACGCAGTGGCGGCGCAAACCAGCCTTGAATCATCAAACCTGGTGGCAACCAGCAGTGTCACTACGCCGCCATTACCAGTCTCCAACCTTGCGGTTAACCCCGGTGATGACGCGCGAACCCAAGTAGTTGTAGATTGGACTGCTCCAACCGGCCATGTAAGCCATTACGTCCTAGCTCGCCGCGAAGGCAGTGGTAATTACGCAGAAATTGCCACACCAGCCACCACTCAATATGTAGATTTAGGTTTAAACGAGAGCAGTACTTACACCTATCAAGTAACCAGTGCGGCAGGCAGTGTTTACTCGAACACACAGAGCTCGTCAGACATCACCACGGCCTCAGCTGGCGACGGCCAACCGAGCGATTTTGCAGCAAATGTCAACGCGGCCAGCTACACCAATGCGTCACAAATTGTTCTAACCTGGACACCGCCGGTAGCCTTTACACCCGACAGCTACATACTGCGCCGAGATAATAACGACGGCAATTTTGTGGTGGTTGCCAGCTGCTGCTTGGGCAGTGCGAACAGCTACACCGATACCGGACTCAATCCGGCATCCACTCACAACTACCAACTCATCGCAGAAATCGGCGGTGTTGAATCGCCACTGGTTACCGACATCGCCAGCACGCTGGCGCTGGCGCCTAACTTTAACTCGGCAATCACAAACAGCAGCACCCAAATTACCTTGAGCTGGGGCTCACCGGCAGCCGAGGTAGAAAGCTACACCCTTTCGCGCACCGGACTTACGGTCAACAATGCCGTGCCGGGCTATGTAGACACGGGTTTGACGCCAGGCAAGTCTTACCTTTATACGGTAACGGCGTTGCAGGGCAGCAGCAGTGCTGCGTCCACACGCAGTGCCGCCACCGCCCCAACAGCGCCCAGCGCCCTGGGCATTAGCGCGATAAGCACCACCAGTTTGCAGCTTAATTGGACTGCGGCAACAGGCAACGACAACGACGGTGCCATTGTTTACGACATCTATCGCAGCGACGATGGCTATAGTTCCGCCATTGCCAGCAACGTTGTAAGCACCAGCTTTCTCAATACCGGTCTCACACCAGCCACTAACTATGGCTACCGCGTATTTGCCAAGGCAAACGCTGAATTATCGAAAACTTACACCAGCGCCAGCCTAAGCACTCTGGCCGCGGCGCCCACGCTAACCAGTGCGGCGGCAGTTAGTGGTAACACCAGCACTATCGTATTGAGCTGGCCAGCGCGAAGCAGTAGCGCCATCACCGGTTTCAATGTCTATCGTAGCGACGACGGCTACACCACCCCAGTATTGAGCAACGTGGCGGGTACTAGCACGGGCGCCACCAACACGGGCCTGAGCGTAGCGACCAGTTATAGCTACCGAATCACGGCCCTTACCAGCGGGGGCGAGTCGGCGGTATCGAACACGGCTTCTGGCGCAACTTACCCCGCCGTACCCACGGGCGTCTCGGCGACGGTAGACAGCACCAGCCAAATCACGGTGAATTGGTCAGCGGCCGGCAATGGCGCCAACGTGCGCTACACGGTGATTCCCTCTTCAGGAAGTCTGGTGAGTAATATCAACGGTGTCAGTCGCGCCATGACCGGTCTGACTAGCCACACCAACTACACCTTTAGGGTAACCGCGAATGCTAATGGCCTTAGTTCAAACGCGTCTAGCCCAAGCGCCAACGTGCGAACATTGACCTCCTATGCAGATGTTCAAACTCAAGTTGTGGATGTGGTTGGATGCACGAGCTGCCACCTGAGCACAGATGCAAATACCAAAACCCGTATTATCAATTTCCAGGCCTGTATCACTAACGATACAGACCTGAGCGATTGTTCAGCGAGTATGGTGGGCGTTTCAATCACCGGAGCACAGCGCCAATTGATTGTTGATTGGTTTACCGACGGCCAACAAAACTAA